In Colias croceus chromosome 26, ilColCroc2.1, one DNA window encodes the following:
- the LOC123703497 gene encoding fez family zinc finger protein erm-like, producing MQPFQSATRPEGPRESSPERAKSPDTPTAPVLNFSIARLMEPDRKKSVSPEPIPQPNFLSYGAHLLDSAFKQYIPAARRQLVSHYPLLYYGPDLVSLTYAHQLHLPRPPPVQSPPRPPSPRAPAADHAVSSTTGPTPSPAKNKSFACGDCGKVFNAHYNLTRHMPVHTGARPFVCKICGKGFRQASTLCRHKIIHTSEKPHKCMTCGKAFNRSSTLNTHARIHAGYKPFVCEFCGKGFHQKGNYKNHRLTHSGEKAYKCNICNKAFHQIYNLTFHMHTHNERKPFTCSICAKGFCRNFDLKKHTRKLHMGAGNSNNESSLDTQDESTQEATTSAGEETSRVAFRPFLSSSYPRILDPARMTAPNTFFSKLL from the coding sequence ATGCAGCCGTTCCAATCCGCGACACGCCCCGAAGGCCCGAGGGAGTCCTCCCCCGAGAGGGCCAAGTCCCCCGACACGCCGACGGCGCCCGTGCTCAACTTCTCCATCGCGCGCCTCATGGAGCCCGACCGCAAGAAGTCTGTCTCACCGGAACCAATACCTCAGCCGAATTTTCTATCATATGGTGCTCATCTACTCGATTCCGCGTTTAAGCAGTACATTCCTGCAGCAAGGCGGCAGCTTGTTTCGCACTATCCTCTGTTATACTACGGACCAGATCTCGTCTCTCTAACGTACGCCCATCAGTTACACCTTCCCAGACCGCCACCGGTACAGTCTCCACCGCGGCCGCCTAGTCCAAGAGCTCCAGCGGCAGACCACGCAGTATCTTCCACCACCGGGCCCACGCCGTCACCAGCGAAGAACAAAAGCTTTGCGTGCGGCGACTGCGGTAAGGTATTCAATGCACACTACAATCTAACGAGACACATGCCGGTCCACACAGGAGCTAGGCCGTTTGTATGTAAAATCTGTGGCAAAGGTTTCCGTCAAGCGTCTACATTGTGTCGACATAAAATCATACACACATCAGAGAAACCACACAAATGTATGACGTGCGGTAAAGCTTTCAATCGTTCTTCAACTCTAAATACTCACGCTAGAATCCACGCTGGCTACAAGCCGTTCGTCTGCGAGTTTTGCGGCAAAGGCTTTCATCAAAAGGGCAACTATAAGAACCATAGACTGACGCATAGCGGGGAGAAAGCCTACAAGTGCAATATATGCAATAAGGCATTCCACCAGATCTACAACCTGACCTTCCACATGCACACACACAACGAGAGAAAGCCGTTTACGTGTAGCATATGTGCTAAAGGGTTCTGCAGGAACTTTGATCTCAAGAAGCATACAAGGAAGTTGCATATGGGTGCTGGTAATTCTAACAACGAGTCGTCTCTCGACACGCAGGACGAGTCAACCCAGGAGGCGACTACTAGCGCGGGCGAGGAGACGAGCAGAGTGGCTTTCAGACCCTTTCTAAGCTCGTCGTACCCCCGGATCCTCGATCCCGCACGCATGACTGCTCCCAATACGTTTTTCTCGAAACTTTTGTGA